Proteins encoded in a region of the Hippocampus zosterae strain Florida chromosome 11, ASM2543408v3, whole genome shotgun sequence genome:
- the stpg4 gene encoding protein STPG4, which translates to MCDLDILEVIEGSVVTVTALDTSCKLNATVFFHDGDWYYDEKAECDPNHQGSNWTIVADEDFIIGDSEPIGHNDHTPMPGLYRIRDLIEESNVNPIRKNRGIKGTDREHQPMGLKTEEVQMRQAMASSSFKTRPRPDVVTQGIRDKRNQWRRCPASKHLTHKSQWCELQSVSSPNFSFLLSFPSPSTKIEEKSPFCSFVFSVLSVHPCSFFFFYDSPIIHFLLRRHAIFRSSVQRIPFPPKEGPAPGAYTLSSKPADGITSCFKSKLPRLHTVHSVTPGPGAYEPHWKWVDNLTTVDPSFSLLFRNTP; encoded by the exons ATGTGCGACCTCGACATCCTTGAAGTGATCGAGGGAAGCGTGGTGACAGTCACCGCCCTGGACACGTCATGTAAACTGAATGCCACGGTGTTCTTTCATGATGGGGACTGGTACTACGATGAAAAAGCCGAATGCGACCCTAATCATCAGGGATCAAACTGGACAATAGTGGCGGATGAAGACTTCATCATCGGAGACAGCGAACCTATTGGGCACAATGACC ATACTCCAATGCCAGGCCTGTATCGCATCCGGGACTTGATCGAGGAATCTAACGTGAACCCTATTAGGAAGAACCGTGGCATTAAAGGCACTGACCGTGAACATCAGCCGATGGGATTGAAAACAGAGGAAGTGCAGATGCGCCAGGCAATGGCATCCTCCTCTTTCAAAACACGTCCACGGCCTGATGTTGTCACTCAGGGGATTAGGGACAAG CGAAACCAGTGGAGAAGATGCCCCGCAAGTAAGCATTTGACACACAAATCACAATGGTGCGAGCTTCAATCGGTTTCTTCTCCTAACTTCTCCTTCCTTCTCTCTTTTCCTTCTCCAAGCACAAAGATAGAGGAGAAATCGCCATTCTGTTCTTTCGTTTTCTCTGTACTTTCTGTTCatccttgttctttttttttcttttatgacaGTCCCATCATTCATTTTCTTCTCCGCAGGCATGCTATATTTCGGTCAAGCGTCCAAAGAATCCCCTTTCCACCC AAGGAAGGCCCTGCTCCGGGTGCGTACACTCTTTCAAGCAAACCTGCAGATGGtatcacttcctgtttcaaatCCAAGTTGCCACGGCTCCACACTGTACACTCG GTGACACCAGGGCCAGGCGCGTACGAACCCCACTGGAAGTGGGTTGACAACTTGACGACGGTGGACCCATCATTCAGCCTCCTCTTCCGTAACACTCCTTAG